One Thermicanus aegyptius DSM 12793 DNA segment encodes these proteins:
- a CDS encoding glycoside hydrolase family 130 protein: MRVERYLENPIITPEMVKPYHEGFEVIGAFNAGVARYNGEVLLVLRVAERPKSDDPAIVKAPVFDAKEGRVHVFDFRLDDERYDYSDPRVIRDRSTGQLAYLTSLSYLRLARSKDGYHFSIAENPLVYPSTPLESFGIEDPRVTQIGEIYYIYFSVVSPKGIGEVLVSTKDFVTITRHGMIFAPENKDVILFPEKIGGKYYALHRPVPKGVGDPEIWIAESPDLFHWGNHRHLFGLRKGSWDSRRIGGGAVPIKTEQGWLELYHGADQKDRYSMGAVLLDLHDPAKVIARSEEPILKPEAAYEVNGFFANVVFSCGALVEGDRIRLYYGVADQSMALAEFSLAEILDSLSSGVYS; the protein is encoded by the coding sequence ATGAGAGTGGAGAGATATTTAGAGAATCCCATCATTACTCCGGAAATGGTGAAACCATATCATGAAGGGTTTGAAGTGATTGGCGCCTTTAATGCGGGGGTAGCTCGCTATAACGGGGAGGTTCTCCTCGTCCTCAGGGTGGCGGAGCGGCCCAAAAGTGATGACCCTGCCATTGTGAAAGCACCGGTATTTGATGCGAAAGAGGGACGGGTTCACGTCTTTGATTTCCGCCTTGATGACGAACGGTATGATTATTCGGATCCCAGGGTGATCAGGGATCGGTCCACAGGCCAGCTTGCGTATCTCACCTCCCTTTCTTACCTGCGGCTGGCACGGAGCAAGGATGGTTATCATTTTTCCATCGCCGAGAATCCTTTGGTCTATCCTTCCACGCCCTTGGAGAGTTTCGGGATTGAAGATCCACGGGTTACCCAGATTGGGGAGATCTATTACATCTATTTTAGCGTGGTTTCTCCAAAGGGGATTGGGGAAGTGCTCGTCTCTACCAAGGATTTTGTCACCATCACCCGCCATGGGATGATCTTTGCCCCGGAGAACAAGGATGTGATTCTCTTTCCCGAGAAGATCGGTGGCAAATATTATGCTTTGCACCGTCCGGTTCCCAAAGGAGTTGGCGATCCGGAGATCTGGATTGCCGAATCGCCCGATCTCTTCCATTGGGGAAACCATCGCCACCTATTCGGTTTAAGGAAAGGAAGTTGGGATAGTCGCCGGATCGGCGGCGGTGCGGTCCCCATCAAGACGGAGCAAGGGTGGCTTGAACTCTACCATGGAGCCGATCAGAAAGATCGTTACTCCATGGGCGCCGTTCTCCTCGATCTTCACGATCCTGCGAAGGTGATCGCCCGTTCCGAGGAGCCTATCTTGAAACCGGAAGCGGCGTATGAGGTAAACGGATTTTTTGCCAACGTCGTTTTCTCCTGCGGAGCCTTGGTGGAGGGGGACCGCATTCGCCTCTATTACGGAGTGGCCGATCAATCCATGGCTTTGGCCGAGTTTAGCCTGGCGGAAATCCTTGATTCCCTTTCGTCCGGGGTTTACTCGTGA
- a CDS encoding beta-mannosidase — protein MKIDQNWRIRDFSVGEARDLEVALPDFPDTTWIRAKVPGDIHSILKMNGVIEDPFYGHNDQKCRWIEERVWWYRTSFQWEEELSQGEWMELLFTGLDLYATIYLNGVELGRTDNMFRSYSFEVTRELRKGRNWLAVKFDPLSLHVKEKTKEYWSGFSKERIWTRKTQSQFGWDWGPRLINIGIIGEVHLKKRSYAYMDSPYVRTLSLTEEEASLSIDLEVMGRGGRPATEEEINGMEWEVCLSDGERLLSRRYPVVKGKSSLLFQVPHPKRWWTHDLGEPFLYQLAISLYRQGEKIDRYEQPFGIRTLYVEEQSEGGESRFTFVLNGVPLFAKGANWVPIDSFPASVPDTRYRALLRLVKEGNMNMLRVWGGGMYEKDLFYEECDRLGILVWQDFMFACALYPDYNREFMETVKEEIRENVKRLRNRASLALWCGNNENDWLYEALKSNGEITTPFYGEKIYHELIPALLAELDPSRLYWPSSPYGGNDHNSREEGDTHNWQVWHGNVEPRRFGELQRVNYSVEGVSFKNYAKDSSRFVSEFGMHASANRFTLKQYVPPSRLYWGSEEMAYRNKDLHHEKGILLMEGYTGVPKDLEQYIRFSMLTQAEGLKYGVEHYRRNRPVTSGALIWQLNDAWPGTSWSLIDYSFLPKASYYYARKFFAPVLLSIEHRPGQEVRLWVVNDRREDYEDHLEFLLYDFHGRWERRGEWDVTVPPLSAVRVASLPEAEVLRGFSPDKSVMVLRSREGRAGENRGYFRDQKDLELPPAHLEVVVDERRNEITISTDFLARMVMVELDGPHIVMEDNFFDLLPGEVKKVKVEGRDCPIPWKTLSVTAMNGRGERKMYQEGATGEARREKETGEKMRRSNEEKSLERKQ, from the coding sequence ATGAAGATCGATCAAAATTGGAGGATCAGGGATTTTTCCGTGGGGGAAGCGCGGGATTTGGAGGTGGCTTTGCCGGATTTTCCCGACACCACCTGGATCCGGGCCAAAGTGCCTGGGGATATTCATTCAATTCTTAAGATGAATGGAGTGATTGAGGATCCCTTCTATGGGCACAACGATCAGAAGTGCAGATGGATCGAAGAACGGGTCTGGTGGTATCGCACCTCTTTCCAATGGGAGGAGGAGTTGTCTCAGGGAGAGTGGATGGAACTTCTCTTTACGGGGCTTGATCTGTATGCCACCATTTATTTAAACGGGGTGGAATTGGGGCGGACGGATAATATGTTTCGCTCCTACTCCTTTGAAGTGACCCGGGAGTTGCGGAAAGGGAGGAATTGGCTGGCGGTGAAATTTGACCCCCTCTCCCTCCATGTGAAGGAAAAAACCAAAGAGTACTGGTCCGGGTTTAGCAAGGAGCGGATCTGGACCCGCAAGACCCAATCCCAATTTGGATGGGATTGGGGCCCACGCCTAATCAACATCGGCATTATTGGAGAGGTGCACTTGAAGAAACGCTCTTATGCCTATATGGATTCCCCTTATGTGAGGACGCTCTCCTTAACCGAGGAGGAGGCTTCGTTATCCATCGATCTGGAAGTGATGGGAAGGGGAGGAAGACCGGCCACGGAGGAAGAGATTAACGGGATGGAATGGGAGGTATGCCTTTCCGACGGGGAAAGACTTCTTTCCCGGAGATACCCTGTGGTTAAGGGGAAGAGCAGCCTCCTCTTCCAAGTCCCCCATCCGAAACGTTGGTGGACCCATGATTTGGGAGAGCCTTTCCTCTATCAGCTAGCGATCTCCCTGTATCGCCAGGGGGAGAAGATCGACCGTTATGAGCAGCCCTTCGGGATCCGGACCCTGTATGTGGAAGAGCAATCGGAAGGAGGTGAATCCCGGTTTACCTTTGTGTTAAACGGGGTTCCCCTCTTTGCAAAGGGAGCCAACTGGGTTCCCATCGACAGCTTTCCCGCCTCCGTCCCCGACACCCGTTATCGGGCGCTCCTCCGGTTGGTTAAGGAAGGGAACATGAACATGCTTCGTGTCTGGGGAGGGGGGATGTATGAGAAGGATCTTTTCTACGAGGAATGCGACCGGCTGGGAATCCTCGTTTGGCAGGATTTCATGTTTGCCTGTGCCCTCTATCCCGATTACAACCGGGAATTTATGGAGACGGTGAAGGAGGAGATCCGCGAGAACGTGAAACGACTCCGGAATCGGGCTTCCCTTGCCCTCTGGTGCGGCAACAATGAAAATGACTGGCTCTATGAGGCGCTGAAGTCAAACGGCGAGATTACGACGCCTTTCTACGGCGAGAAGATCTACCATGAGTTGATCCCCGCCCTCCTGGCGGAATTAGATCCTTCCCGGCTCTATTGGCCCAGTTCTCCCTATGGGGGAAACGACCATAATTCCAGGGAAGAGGGGGATACCCATAACTGGCAGGTGTGGCACGGGAATGTGGAACCCCGACGTTTTGGAGAACTCCAGCGCGTCAACTACAGCGTGGAAGGGGTTTCTTTTAAGAATTATGCAAAAGACTCTTCCCGCTTCGTCAGTGAATTCGGCATGCATGCTTCCGCCAACCGCTTTACCTTAAAACAGTATGTGCCTCCCTCCCGGTTGTACTGGGGAAGCGAAGAGATGGCGTACCGGAACAAGGATCTTCACCATGAGAAGGGGATCCTTCTCATGGAAGGGTACACGGGAGTCCCGAAGGATCTGGAGCAGTATATCCGCTTCTCCATGCTTACCCAGGCGGAGGGGCTGAAGTACGGCGTGGAACATTACCGCAGGAATCGCCCGGTCACATCCGGTGCTTTGATCTGGCAGCTGAACGACGCTTGGCCGGGAACCAGCTGGTCCCTCATCGACTATTCTTTTTTGCCCAAAGCCTCCTACTACTATGCCCGGAAGTTCTTCGCTCCCGTCCTTCTCTCCATCGAACATCGCCCCGGACAGGAGGTCCGCCTCTGGGTAGTGAATGATCGGAGGGAGGATTATGAGGACCACCTGGAGTTTCTCCTTTACGATTTTCACGGAAGATGGGAGCGCAGGGGGGAATGGGACGTCACTGTTCCTCCCCTGTCGGCGGTGCGGGTCGCCTCCCTTCCCGAGGCGGAGGTGCTCAGGGGATTTTCCCCGGATAAGTCGGTGATGGTTCTTCGCTCCAGGGAGGGAAGAGCCGGGGAGAACAGGGGCTATTTCCGGGACCAGAAGGATCTTGAGCTCCCTCCGGCGCATCTCGAAGTGGTGGTGGACGAGCGGCGAAACGAGATCACCATCTCCACCGATTTCTTGGCCCGCATGGTGATGGTGGAATTGGACGGTCCCCACATCGTCATGGAGGATAATTTCTTTGATCTTCTTCCCGGAGAGGTGAAGAAGGTGAAAGTGGAAGGAAGGGACTGCCCCATCCCCTGGAAAACCCTCTCCGTGACCGCCATGAACGGAAGGGGAGAAAGAAAGATGTACCAAGAGGGAGCAACAGGGGAGGCACGACGGGAGAAAGAAACGGGAGAAAAAATGAGAAGAAGCAATGAGGAAAAATCACTAGAGAGAAAGCAATAA
- a CDS encoding zinc-dependent alcohol dehydrogenase family protein, translating into MEVVEMERPHPGRNEVLVRMKACGICGTDQHIYHGHPGSAEVLPPMILGHECSGLVVEVGEGVRNLKAGDRVAIDPNIYCGECEYCRRGDPHLCENLEAIGVTRNGGMAEFAAVPAANCYPLPDEISDEEGALIEPLGCVLHGLKKINLFPGMSVLIVGGGFIGQLFLQLLKRWGASPAVVSEPVVEKHPLLRSLGADRVVAPGDLPGDELFDVVIECVGRKESMEEAFRRAKKGGQILLFGVSDPNLEISVSPYQIFSKELKISGSFINPYTHQEAISLVKQGAVRTAPLISHRFALEEVPTVMARYPTLKVAKGIINISP; encoded by the coding sequence ATGGAAGTTGTAGAGATGGAAAGACCACATCCGGGGAGGAACGAGGTGTTGGTCAGGATGAAGGCATGCGGCATATGCGGCACCGATCAGCACATTTACCATGGACACCCGGGCTCGGCGGAGGTGCTCCCCCCCATGATCCTTGGTCATGAATGTTCCGGGCTGGTGGTAGAAGTGGGAGAAGGCGTACGGAATCTCAAGGCAGGAGATCGGGTTGCCATCGATCCCAACATTTATTGCGGGGAATGCGAGTATTGCCGCCGCGGCGACCCCCATCTCTGCGAGAATCTGGAGGCCATCGGGGTGACGCGAAACGGCGGCATGGCGGAATTTGCCGCCGTCCCTGCCGCCAATTGTTACCCGCTGCCCGACGAGATTTCCGATGAAGAGGGCGCCCTGATTGAGCCCCTCGGATGTGTTTTGCATGGATTGAAGAAGATTAACCTCTTCCCCGGCATGTCGGTTTTGATCGTGGGCGGGGGATTTATCGGGCAGCTTTTTCTCCAATTGCTGAAGAGATGGGGTGCTTCTCCCGCCGTGGTGAGCGAACCGGTCGTCGAGAAACATCCTCTCCTTCGCTCTTTAGGCGCGGATCGGGTGGTGGCGCCCGGCGATCTTCCTGGGGACGAACTCTTTGATGTGGTGATTGAGTGCGTGGGAAGGAAGGAGAGCATGGAAGAAGCCTTCCGCAGGGCGAAAAAAGGAGGCCAGATTCTCCTCTTCGGCGTCTCCGATCCTAACCTGGAGATTTCCGTCTCGCCTTATCAGATTTTTAGCAAGGAACTTAAGATCAGCGGTTCTTTTATCAATCCCTATACCCATCAGGAGGCCATCTCCCTGGTAAAACAGGGGGCTGTGCGGACCGCTCCCCTCATCAGCCATCGATTTGCCCTGGAAGAGGTGCCGACCGTCATGGCCCGATATCCCACGTTAAAGGTGGCGAAAGGCATCATAAACATCTCTCCGTAG
- a CDS encoding TetR/AcrR family transcriptional regulator: MGIDRKAKILEAAKKTFSLFGYKATTMDQVASAANVGKGTIYLFFASKEELFNEIVQSIIEEIKEVARESFDPEKPFYENIHRAIYRVLDFRRNHELTIKLSQEVKEMRTPAAQEAMRKVEETVLSFLKGEIQKSMDKGWIKPCDPELTAFVILKLYIALIFEWEQNHEPLSKEKIAELFYLYFIKGLRTV; the protein is encoded by the coding sequence ATGGGAATAGATCGTAAGGCGAAAATTTTGGAGGCCGCCAAAAAAACGTTTTCCCTTTTCGGGTATAAAGCGACGACCATGGATCAGGTTGCCAGCGCGGCCAATGTGGGGAAGGGGACCATCTATCTTTTTTTTGCAAGCAAAGAGGAGCTTTTTAACGAAATCGTACAGTCCATCATTGAAGAGATCAAGGAAGTGGCGAGGGAATCCTTTGATCCTGAGAAGCCCTTTTATGAGAACATTCACCGGGCGATTTATCGGGTGTTGGATTTTCGGCGCAATCATGAACTGACGATTAAGCTCTCCCAGGAAGTGAAAGAGATGAGAACTCCTGCAGCCCAAGAGGCGATGCGCAAAGTGGAGGAGACGGTTTTATCTTTTCTGAAGGGTGAGATCCAAAAGAGTATGGACAAAGGATGGATCAAGCCCTGCGATCCGGAGCTTACCGCCTTCGTGATTCTTAAGCTCTATATTGCCCTGATCTTTGAATGGGAACAAAATCATGAGCCGTTATCCAAAGAAAAAATCGCGGAGCTTTTTTACCTCTACTTTATCAAGGGGTTGAGAACGGTTTAA
- a CDS encoding YhgE/Pip domain-containing protein: MRGFKLFGKEIFSILSDRKLLISVIAVILIPVLYSSMFLWAFWDPYARMDRLPVAVVNLDKGATFQGERLEIGNDLIQKLKENPKFNWNFVDSAEGEKGLKENKYYMLVEIPEDFSERATTVLTDHPMAAEIRYIPNESFNFLAAQIGESAMEKIKAEIASNVTENYTETMFEKLTALADGLDQASGGAGELADGSQKAESGSETLYQNLASLSQGSFSLQEGISKVEQGGVSLQSGAKKLNDGIGRLSTGIQQLAEGHGKLQEGSKEIESGIVRLNGGMEEFTTRLAETEAGAQQLAQALEQYGKASGLLSKDPNFYALVENTKRLAGGLTQLKQGEEQLSSASQQLLQGEKAIIQGMGAFQSKLEESKKGVDQLHQGAASLLQGTVGLNAGLQQLAKGAEGLTDGAQKLTLGSKDLSQGLITLREGMMTLKNKLSEANGEMGGIYTDKENTTMFSDPIRLNVTKYTEVPNYGTGFSPYFLSLGLYVGALILTIILSLRIPPVRPKSAFSWFIGKFLTFSLIGVIQALIADMVILYGLGVHVKSVPLFYLFSIITSLAFVAMIQFWVTLLNNPGRFIAILILILQLTSSAGTFPLEVIPNALQAINPWLPMTYSVAGFKAVISSGNYDFMWHNADVLFLFIGLSALGTYLTFLALYKRHFSDQKEEVALTSL; this comes from the coding sequence ATGAGAGGATTTAAGCTTTTTGGGAAAGAGATCTTTTCCATTTTGTCGGATCGTAAGCTCCTCATCTCCGTTATAGCCGTCATCTTGATCCCGGTCCTTTACAGCTCCATGTTTCTCTGGGCTTTTTGGGATCCTTATGCGAGGATGGATCGTCTTCCGGTGGCGGTGGTCAATCTGGATAAGGGGGCCACGTTTCAAGGGGAACGTCTTGAGATCGGAAACGATCTGATTCAAAAATTAAAGGAAAACCCCAAGTTTAACTGGAATTTCGTCGATTCGGCGGAAGGTGAGAAAGGCCTTAAGGAGAACAAATATTATATGCTCGTGGAAATCCCGGAGGATTTTTCCGAGCGGGCCACCACCGTCTTAACCGATCACCCCATGGCCGCAGAGATTCGTTACATTCCCAATGAAAGCTTTAATTTTCTGGCCGCCCAGATCGGAGAGAGCGCGATGGAGAAGATAAAAGCAGAGATCGCGTCCAATGTAACCGAGAACTATACGGAGACCATGTTTGAGAAACTGACGGCTCTCGCCGATGGTCTGGATCAAGCCTCCGGCGGTGCTGGGGAACTGGCGGACGGTTCGCAGAAGGCTGAGAGTGGATCCGAGACGCTTTATCAAAATTTAGCGTCTCTTTCTCAGGGAAGCTTTTCTTTACAAGAAGGAATTTCTAAGGTGGAACAGGGCGGTGTCTCACTCCAGTCGGGTGCGAAAAAGCTAAACGACGGGATCGGCCGGCTCTCCACGGGGATTCAACAATTGGCGGAAGGGCATGGAAAGTTGCAGGAGGGGTCGAAAGAGATCGAAAGCGGAATCGTCCGGTTGAACGGGGGAATGGAGGAATTTACGACCCGTCTCGCCGAAACGGAGGCAGGGGCGCAACAATTGGCCCAAGCTTTGGAGCAATACGGAAAAGCGAGCGGATTGCTCTCCAAGGACCCCAACTTCTACGCCTTGGTTGAAAATACGAAACGTCTGGCAGGAGGGCTCACCCAGTTAAAGCAGGGAGAAGAACAGCTCTCTTCGGCTTCCCAACAGCTTCTTCAAGGGGAAAAAGCGATCATTCAAGGGATGGGAGCCTTTCAGAGCAAATTGGAAGAATCGAAGAAGGGGGTTGATCAGCTGCATCAGGGAGCAGCATCCCTTCTCCAGGGAACCGTCGGATTAAATGCCGGGCTTCAACAATTGGCGAAAGGGGCCGAAGGATTAACCGACGGCGCCCAAAAATTAACCCTGGGTTCAAAAGATCTCTCCCAAGGTTTAATCACCCTCAGGGAGGGCATGATGACCCTTAAGAACAAATTGAGCGAAGCGAACGGAGAAATGGGCGGGATCTATACCGACAAGGAAAATACCACCATGTTTTCCGATCCCATTCGGTTAAATGTCACCAAGTATACCGAAGTCCCCAATTATGGAACCGGCTTTTCGCCCTATTTCCTTTCCCTTGGTCTGTATGTGGGGGCGCTCATCTTAACCATCATTTTGTCCTTACGGATTCCTCCCGTAAGACCGAAGTCGGCCTTCAGCTGGTTTATCGGGAAGTTTCTCACCTTTTCCCTCATCGGCGTCATCCAGGCGCTGATCGCCGATATGGTCATCCTTTACGGATTGGGCGTTCATGTAAAAAGCGTTCCCCTCTTTTACCTGTTTAGCATCATCACCAGCCTTGCCTTTGTTGCGATGATTCAATTCTGGGTGACCTTGTTGAATAATCCGGGCCGCTTCATCGCGATCCTGATTTTGATCTTGCAATTGACGAGCAGCGCCGGGACGTTCCCGCTGGAGGTGATTCCCAACGCGTTGCAAGCGATCAATCCCTGGCTGCCGATGACCTATTCCGTCGCCGGATTTAAAGCGGTCATATCGAGCGGCAATTACGATTTCATGTGGCACAATGCTGATGTGCTCTTCCTCTTTATCGGTCTAAGCGCCCTTGGCACCTATCTTACCTTCCTCGCCTTGTATAAACGTCACTTTTCAGACCAAAAGGAAGAAGTTGCGCTCACATCGCTGTAA
- a CDS encoding Bug family tripartite tricarboxylate transporter substrate binding protein → MKRNVYLLVFLVLPALILSACGQSTGVSGSGYPSKAITVVAPSGAGGGWDLTARVFTKVLGEAKLVNQPMMVENKPGGGGAVFLAEYVTGEPKNDYKLFVNSPPILINHLKAEGNSPYGYQDTTPLAQLTKDFGAYVVKADSSFQTLADLINALKSDPTKITVAGGSAPGSMDHLVAVLPAYKSGIDPKTIKYVSYDGGGEAMAALLGGNADMIATDASSVGDYLKAGKVRVLAVTSKERLDGDLKEVPTLKDLGIDADFTIWRGVFGPKEMSQEAYQFWQNTLKKMVDTPEWKKELDANHWASEYRNGEEFKSFLGEQEKLIQDMLSSMGMAK, encoded by the coding sequence ATGAAGCGTAACGTTTATCTCCTTGTTTTTCTTGTGTTACCCGCCTTAATCCTCTCGGCCTGTGGACAAAGCACCGGGGTGAGCGGAAGCGGTTATCCCTCAAAGGCGATTACGGTGGTGGCACCCTCCGGGGCGGGAGGAGGATGGGATTTAACCGCCCGTGTATTTACCAAGGTTTTAGGCGAAGCGAAGCTGGTGAATCAGCCGATGATGGTGGAGAATAAGCCGGGGGGAGGGGGAGCGGTATTCCTCGCAGAGTATGTGACAGGGGAACCAAAGAATGACTACAAGCTTTTTGTAAACTCTCCTCCGATCCTCATTAATCATTTGAAGGCGGAGGGAAACAGTCCTTATGGGTACCAGGATACGACCCCATTGGCCCAGCTTACGAAAGACTTCGGCGCTTATGTGGTGAAAGCGGACTCCAGCTTTCAAACGTTGGCGGATCTCATAAACGCCTTAAAAAGTGATCCCACGAAGATCACTGTGGCGGGAGGTTCGGCTCCTGGGTCCATGGATCATCTGGTCGCCGTTCTCCCTGCGTATAAATCAGGAATTGATCCAAAGACGATCAAATATGTCTCCTATGATGGGGGAGGAGAGGCGATGGCTGCCCTTTTGGGCGGGAATGCGGACATGATTGCGACGGATGCATCCTCGGTGGGAGATTATTTAAAAGCCGGAAAGGTGAGGGTTTTGGCCGTTACGTCGAAGGAACGCCTGGACGGTGACTTGAAAGAGGTTCCAACCTTAAAAGATTTGGGGATCGATGCGGATTTTACCATTTGGAGGGGCGTGTTCGGGCCGAAAGAGATGTCGCAGGAAGCTTATCAGTTTTGGCAAAATACGCTGAAGAAGATGGTGGATACCCCGGAATGGAAAAAGGAGTTAGACGCCAATCATTGGGCGAGTGAGTACCGGAATGGGGAGGAGTTCAAGTCCTTCCTGGGGGAACAGGAGAAGTTGATTCAGGATATGCTCTCCTCGATGGGAATGGCAAAATAA
- a CDS encoding tripartite tricarboxylate transporter TctB family protein — MISHFDRYAGLFFLAIGLFFSVESFSISSSAYGSNVGPNIFPLGLGILLILLSLRLIYEDWKKGSVERKESWKVRREDLQRFFLLLFLSFAYVLLLERLGYVISTFFFLFLSFQAMEKGKWVSSFLIALLFSSIVYYLFAVVLKGTLPGLPAWLGG, encoded by the coding sequence GTGATTTCTCATTTTGACCGATACGCCGGCCTCTTCTTTCTCGCCATTGGCCTTTTCTTTTCGGTGGAAAGCTTCTCCATATCCTCTTCCGCTTACGGAAGCAATGTGGGACCAAACATCTTTCCCCTCGGGCTGGGCATTCTCCTGATTCTATTAAGCCTTCGCCTTATCTATGAAGATTGGAAAAAGGGGAGTGTAGAGAGGAAGGAAAGTTGGAAGGTGCGGAGGGAAGACCTTCAACGGTTTTTCCTCCTCCTTTTCCTCTCTTTCGCCTATGTATTGCTTTTAGAGAGATTGGGATATGTGATCAGCACCTTTTTCTTTCTCTTTTTATCCTTTCAAGCGATGGAGAAAGGGAAATGGGTCTCCTCCTTCCTCATCGCTCTGCTGTTCTCCTCCATTGTCTATTATTTATTCGCCGTGGTATTAAAAGGAACCCTTCCGGGACTCCCGGCTTGGTTAGGGGGTTAG
- a CDS encoding tripartite tricarboxylate transporter permease: protein MDALTYLLHGFSVALSGYNLLFAFFGVLIGTAVGVLPGIGPISGVALLIPVTATLTGGMDPENAATSAIILLAGVYYGAMYGGSTTSILLNTPGESSSVVTTLDGYQLAKQGRAGAALSIAAIGSFVAGMISLLGLILLAEPLSNVALLFGPAEYFSLMLLGLLAVSGLAGKSMTKALIMTVVGLLLATVGIDNVSGVDRFTFHQPFLYGGFEFLTVAVGLFALGEVFKTVIHREEERRERLTVKKVLPTKEDMKRSTGPILRGSLLGFLIGVLPGAGATMASFFSYIMEKKFSKHPETFGRGAIEGVAAPESANNAASGGAMIPLLTLGIPGSGTTAILLGAFMMYNVQPGPLLFQDHPMVAWGVIASMFIGNIMLLILNMPLVKIFAKIIDTPTRYLIPFIIAISVFGVYAVQLSLFDLIVLLFFGIFGYLLSLHEYPLAPLVLGLVLGPMIENNMRRALTASNGNFLVFIEKPISLFFLIAALLWILVPLLLKARGKKVLVNESM from the coding sequence ATGGACGCGCTAACCTATTTGCTTCATGGTTTCTCGGTGGCATTAAGCGGGTATAACCTTCTGTTTGCCTTTTTTGGAGTGCTTATCGGCACGGCGGTAGGGGTATTGCCCGGAATCGGACCGATCAGCGGAGTGGCCCTCCTCATTCCGGTCACCGCTACCCTGACAGGAGGGATGGATCCGGAGAATGCGGCCACCAGCGCCATCATTCTTTTGGCAGGTGTTTATTATGGGGCGATGTATGGGGGCTCCACGACCTCTATTCTTTTGAACACTCCCGGAGAATCCTCCTCCGTCGTCACAACCTTGGATGGGTATCAGCTTGCCAAACAAGGGAGAGCAGGGGCGGCCTTGTCGATTGCGGCAATAGGCTCTTTCGTGGCAGGGATGATTTCCCTCCTCGGATTGATCCTTTTGGCGGAACCCCTTTCCAATGTGGCGCTGCTATTTGGACCGGCGGAATATTTCTCCCTCATGCTCTTGGGTCTTTTGGCGGTGAGCGGGCTTGCGGGCAAATCGATGACCAAAGCGCTCATCATGACGGTGGTGGGGCTTTTGCTTGCGACCGTGGGCATCGACAATGTTTCCGGGGTAGATCGCTTTACCTTTCATCAACCGTTTCTCTACGGTGGATTTGAATTTTTAACCGTTGCGGTCGGCCTGTTTGCCCTCGGAGAAGTTTTTAAGACGGTGATTCATCGGGAGGAGGAAAGAAGAGAGAGGCTTACAGTGAAGAAGGTCTTACCGACAAAGGAGGATATGAAGAGAAGCACCGGGCCCATCCTCCGGGGATCGCTGTTGGGCTTTTTGATCGGAGTTCTCCCCGGGGCCGGGGCCACCATGGCTTCCTTCTTCTCATATATTATGGAGAAGAAGTTCAGTAAACATCCGGAAACGTTTGGTAGAGGGGCGATCGAAGGGGTGGCAGCTCCGGAATCGGCCAATAATGCGGCTTCGGGAGGCGCAATGATCCCCCTCCTTACCTTGGGGATTCCCGGTTCAGGTACGACGGCCATTCTTTTGGGAGCCTTTATGATGTATAATGTACAGCCTGGGCCCCTCTTATTTCAGGATCATCCGATGGTGGCCTGGGGGGTGATTGCCAGCATGTTTATCGGGAATATCATGCTTCTCATCCTGAACATGCCTTTGGTCAAGATCTTCGCGAAGATCATAGACACCCCCACGCGTTACCTCATCCCGTTCATCATCGCCATTTCCGTTTTTGGCGTCTATGCGGTGCAGCTTTCCCTTTTTGATCTGATCGTTCTTCTATTCTTTGGAATTTTTGGGTACTTGCTTTCTCTCCATGAGTATCCCTTAGCCCCCCTTGTCCTCGGCCTTGTTTTGGGCCCCATGATTGAAAATAACATGCGGCGTGCTCTCACGGCATCGAACGGCAATTTTCTCGTTTTCATTGAGAAACCGATTTCTCTTTTCTTCCTGATTGCCGCTCTTTTATGGATATTGGTTCCCCTCCTCCTTAAAGCGAGGGGAAAGAAAGTTCTTGTTAACGAGTCGATGTGA